Proteins co-encoded in one Bacillus infantis NRRL B-14911 genomic window:
- a CDS encoding TatD family hydrolase, whose protein sequence is MNKIIDSHIHLDRYADQDIANICSIQELESLITVSWDLSSCKKNLLLAERFSKVKPAFGYHPEQVPPPEAELADLIGWMGDHKENMIAIGEVGLPYYLRQEQGASFIGLEPYLEILELFVQKAKEWQLPVILHSIYEDAEIVCSLLEKYSIEKAHFHWFKGSALTAERMAANGYFISVTPDVLYEGEIQSLVKDYPIRQVMAETDGPWPFEGPFNKQMTSPLMIHRSAAKIAEIKKMALPEVYTLLLTNTRDFYRI, encoded by the coding sequence ATGAACAAGATTATTGACAGCCATATCCACCTGGACCGCTATGCAGATCAGGATATTGCTAATATTTGCAGCATACAGGAGCTCGAATCACTCATAACTGTCTCGTGGGATCTCAGCTCCTGCAAAAAGAACCTGCTCCTTGCAGAGAGGTTTTCAAAGGTAAAGCCGGCTTTTGGGTACCATCCGGAACAGGTCCCCCCTCCTGAAGCAGAACTTGCTGATCTGATAGGCTGGATGGGGGATCATAAAGAAAATATGATAGCCATCGGAGAGGTCGGCCTTCCATACTATTTAAGACAAGAACAGGGTGCTTCCTTTATAGGCCTGGAACCTTATCTTGAAATACTGGAGCTGTTTGTCCAGAAAGCAAAGGAGTGGCAGCTCCCCGTCATCCTCCATAGCATCTATGAAGATGCAGAGATAGTATGCAGCCTGCTTGAAAAGTATTCTATTGAAAAAGCCCATTTTCATTGGTTCAAAGGCTCAGCTCTTACGGCTGAACGAATGGCCGCCAATGGCTATTTCATCTCAGTGACTCCTGATGTATTGTACGAAGGGGAAATTCAATCTCTGGTAAAAGACTATCCAATCAGGCAGGTGATGGCAGAAACAGACGGTCCCTGGCCATTCGAAGGGCCTTTCAATAAACAAATGACTTCACCACTCATGATCCATCGTTCAGCAGCTAAAATCGCTGAAATCAAAAAAATGGCATTGCCGGAGGTATATACGCTCCTGCTGACTAATACCAGGGATTTTTATAGAATATGA
- a CDS encoding ABC transporter ATP-binding protein, protein MNLLHLDNISKSFGEQMVLNNLSLEVNEGEFVSLLGPSGSGKSTIFNLIGGLLLPDEGSIQMNGQSINGQKGFMSYMPQTPSLLPWRTVLQNVLLGQELTGRTDKEKAMEMIHKAGLGQYAHAYPHELSGGMKQRASFIRALLSPQELLCLDEPFSALDELTRLDMQKWLLTIWEEQRPAIIFITHNIEEALFLSDRIIVLSEKPAHTAAEFTVPFSRPRREELFLEEEFLEWKRKVHHSLRPKREKG, encoded by the coding sequence ATGAATCTCCTGCACCTGGATAATATATCAAAATCTTTTGGGGAACAGATGGTCCTTAATAACTTAAGCCTTGAAGTTAATGAAGGTGAATTCGTCTCCCTTCTCGGGCCTTCGGGAAGCGGAAAAAGCACCATTTTCAATCTGATTGGGGGACTGCTTCTACCCGATGAAGGAAGCATCCAGATGAACGGCCAATCGATCAATGGCCAAAAAGGTTTCATGAGTTATATGCCGCAGACCCCTTCCCTTCTTCCGTGGAGGACAGTTTTGCAAAATGTCCTTCTGGGACAGGAACTGACAGGCAGAACAGATAAGGAAAAAGCCATGGAAATGATACATAAAGCAGGGCTCGGGCAGTATGCGCATGCCTATCCGCATGAATTATCCGGCGGAATGAAGCAGCGCGCTTCCTTCATCAGGGCGCTGCTCAGCCCGCAGGAGCTTCTTTGCCTGGATGAGCCCTTTTCAGCGCTGGATGAACTGACGCGGCTTGATATGCAGAAGTGGCTCCTGACCATTTGGGAAGAGCAGCGGCCGGCCATCATCTTTATCACTCATAATATAGAAGAAGCTCTTTTTCTGTCAGATCGCATCATCGTCTTATCAGAAAAGCCGGCCCATACAGCAGCGGAATTTACGGTGCCTTTTTCCCGGCCAAGAAGAGAAGAACTGTTCCTGGAAGAGGAATTTCTGGAATGGAAAAGAAAGGTCCATCATTCGCTGCGGCCAAAGAGGGAAAAAGGATGA
- a CDS encoding ABC transporter permease has translation MKKVAVKGWKPAAVLLLLFILWEAAVRLAEVPAWLLPPPSDIMAESVESWARFSGHLASTVLLSLAGFALGTVFGLTAAIILHRLPAVRESVYPLLILSQNVPVIVLAPLLVIWFGFGLLPKFIVIILVCFFPITVAALDGFRQVPAELKHYMAMSGATKRQLFWKLEWPGSLPSLFSGLKISATYSVMGAVISEWLGSEKGIGVFMTLASSSFRTDRVFVAIFAIMILSLIFFGAILLAESLLLKWNKKEQIK, from the coding sequence ATGAAGAAAGTGGCTGTAAAAGGATGGAAGCCGGCAGCGGTTCTCCTCCTTTTGTTCATTCTCTGGGAAGCAGCAGTAAGGCTGGCAGAAGTCCCTGCCTGGCTCCTGCCGCCGCCCTCTGACATCATGGCTGAATCTGTGGAAAGCTGGGCCCGTTTTTCCGGCCACCTGGCGTCAACTGTGCTATTATCACTGGCCGGCTTTGCACTGGGGACTGTTTTCGGGCTCACCGCGGCCATCATCCTTCACCGTCTGCCGGCTGTAAGGGAATCTGTTTACCCGCTGCTGATACTATCCCAGAATGTCCCTGTCATCGTCCTTGCCCCTCTCCTTGTCATCTGGTTCGGGTTTGGGCTGCTGCCGAAATTTATTGTCATTATTCTTGTCTGTTTTTTTCCAATCACTGTGGCAGCTTTGGACGGTTTCAGGCAGGTTCCAGCCGAGCTTAAGCATTATATGGCCATGTCAGGAGCCACCAAAAGGCAGCTGTTCTGGAAGCTGGAATGGCCCGGCTCCCTGCCCTCGCTATTTTCAGGGCTGAAAATCTCGGCCACCTACAGTGTTATGGGCGCTGTCATCTCAGAATGGCTCGGTTCGGAAAAAGGGATAGGCGTTTTTATGACTCTCGCCTCCTCCTCCTTCCGGACAGACCGTGTTTTTGTAGCCATATTTGCCATTATGATACTAAGCCTGATTTTCTTCGGAGCAATCCTTTTGGCAGAGAGCCTGCTTTTAAAATGGAATAAAAAGGAGCAGATAAAATGA
- a CDS encoding thiamine-binding protein — protein sequence MASTLISIQIIPKTKNGEDVIPYVDEAIKIIAESGVKYEVHPLETTMEGELEELFRIIARMNERMIAMGSKNVISQVKILFQPDGITMDDLTDKYK from the coding sequence ATGGCCAGTACACTGATCAGCATTCAGATTATACCTAAAACAAAAAACGGGGAAGATGTTATTCCATATGTAGATGAAGCAATTAAAATCATTGCAGAATCCGGAGTGAAATACGAGGTCCATCCACTGGAGACAACGATGGAAGGCGAGCTTGAAGAGCTATTCCGGATCATCGCAAGGATGAATGAAAGAATGATTGCAATGGGAAGCAAAAATGTGATTTCTCAAGTCAAAATTCTGTTTCAGCCTGATGGGATCACGATGGATGACCTGACGGATAAATACAAATGA